Proteins co-encoded in one Melanotaenia boesemani isolate fMelBoe1 chromosome 23, fMelBoe1.pri, whole genome shotgun sequence genomic window:
- the ing3 gene encoding inhibitor of growth protein 3: MLYLEDYLEMIEQLPMDLRDRFTEMREMDLQVQNATDQLEQKVIEFFANAKKNKPEWREEQMEVIKKDYYKALEDADEKVQLANQIYDLVDRHLRKLDQELAKFKMELEADNAGITEILERRSLEMDSPSQPVNNHHVHSHATVEKRKYAAPTHHTTEHVPEKKFKSEVLLSTLTSDASKENTAGCRTNSTSSSTNNVYNVNSSQPLASYNLSSLPAGPGAGAGAITMAAAQAVQATAQMKEGRRTSSLKASYEAIKNNDFQLSREFSLSRDNTGYSSSALASTLTQTLTPTTASDSRGRKSKSSIKSSNHQSSSSSSSSSLSSCSSSSALAQELSHQASVLPEAEANSQVDWTYDPNEPRYCICNQVSYGEMVGCDNTDCPIEWFHYGCVGLTEAPKGKWYCPQCTAAMKRRGSRHK, from the exons ATGCTCTACTTGGAAGATTATCTGGAAA TGATCGAGCAGCTACCCATGGATCTCCGCGACAGGTTTACGGAAATGAGAGAGATGGACCTGCAGGTTCAGA ATGCTACAGATCAGCTGGAGCAGAAGGTCATTGAGTTCTTCGCCAATGCAAAGAAGAACAAACCCGAGTGgagagaggagcagatggaggtcATCAAAAAG GATTATTACAAAGCTCTGGAAGATGCAGATGAAAAAGTTCAGCTGGCCAATCAGATTTATGATCTG GTGGACCGTCACCTGCGTAAACTGGACCAGGAACTGGCCAAGTTTAAGATGGAGCTGGAGGCCGACAACGCTGGCATCACTGAGATCCTGGAGAGAA GATCTTTAGAGATGGACAGTCCGTCTCAGCCCGTCAACAACCACCACGTCCATTCACACGCCACAGTTGAGA AGAGGAAGTATGCCGCTCCGACTCACCACACCACTGAACATGTTCCAGAGAAGAAGTTCAAGTCTGAAGTGCTGCTGTCCACGCTAACATCAGACGCTTCCAAGGAGAacacggcag GTTGCCGTACCAACAGCACATCCTCGTCCACCAACAACGTGTACAATGTGAACTCCTCTCAGCCTCTGGCTTCCTACAATCTGAGCTCGCTACCTGCAGGGCCCGGGGCCGGGGCTGGGGCCATCACCATGGCTGCAGCTCAGGCTGTCCAGGCCACGGCTCAG ATGAAGGAGGGCCGGAGGACGTCCAGTCTCAAAGCCAGCTACGAGGCCATCAAAAACAACGACTTCCAGCTGAGCAGGGAGTTCTCTCTGTCACGTGACAACACGGGTTACTCCTCCTCCGCTCTGGCCTCCACCCTCACCCAGACCCTCACCCCCACCACTGCCTCAGACTCCAGGGGCCGCAAGTCCAA gAGCAGCATCAAGTCTTCCAATCATCAgtcatcctcttcctcttcttcttcctccctcTCATCCTGCTCTTCATCATCTGCGCTGGCTCAGGAGCTTTCCCACCAGGCATCCGTGCTGCCTGAAGCTGAAGCTAACAGCCAAGTGGACTGGACCTACGACCCCAATGAGCCACGATACTGTATCTGCAACCAG GTTTCCTATGGCGAGATGGTCGGCTGTGACAACACAGAC TGCCCCATTGAATGGTTCCACTACGGCTGTGTGGGTCTGACTGAGGCTCCCAAGGGGAAGTGGTACTGTCCACAGTGCACTGCCGCCATGAAGAGGAGAGGCAGCCGCCACAAGTAG